One window of the Candidatus Binatia bacterium genome contains the following:
- a CDS encoding helical backbone metal receptor, protein MIRVQDDVGREVRLVGTARRVVSLVPSLTETLFVLGRGEIVIGVTRYCTEPADAVRQLERVGGTKNPDLARICELRPDLVIVSAEENRKEDFEALERAGLNLFVAFPHRARDIGGLLRRLGELIDARAGAERIAKEQEEIVVEMGEPRDAPRPRVFCPIWKNPWMSFNRDTYAGDMLSVAGGTNVCAEQAEGYCRVTLEEIAATMPEVILLPDEPYVFTAKVLPDLAPLHDTPAWRANRVQFIDGKALSWYGPRTAAALRYLRSVVAGDARV, encoded by the coding sequence GTGATCCGCGTACAGGATGACGTTGGCCGTGAAGTCCGGCTCGTTGGCACGGCGCGGCGCGTGGTCAGCCTGGTCCCGAGCCTGACGGAGACGCTCTTCGTCCTCGGACGCGGCGAGATCGTCATCGGGGTCACCCGCTACTGCACGGAACCGGCGGATGCCGTGCGGCAATTGGAGAGGGTAGGGGGCACCAAGAATCCCGACCTTGCCCGCATCTGCGAGTTGCGGCCCGACCTCGTCATCGTCAGTGCCGAGGAGAACCGCAAGGAGGACTTCGAGGCGCTCGAGCGGGCGGGGCTCAATCTGTTCGTCGCGTTCCCGCACAGGGCGCGCGACATCGGCGGATTGCTGCGCCGGTTGGGCGAGCTGATTGATGCCCGTGCCGGCGCGGAGCGCATCGCCAAGGAGCAGGAAGAGATAGTTGTGGAGATGGGCGAACCACGTGATGCGCCTCGCCCGCGTGTCTTCTGCCCGATCTGGAAGAATCCGTGGATGAGCTTCAACCGCGACACATATGCGGGCGACATGCTGTCGGTCGCCGGTGGCACGAATGTCTGCGCCGAGCAGGCCGAAGGCTATTGCCGCGTGACCCTCGAAGAGATTGCAGCCACCATGCCCGAGGTGATTCTTCTCCCGGACGAGCCCTATGTCTTCACAGCAAAGGTCCTACCCGACCTCGCGCCGTTGCACGACACGCCCGCCTGGCGGGCGAATCGCGTGCAATTCATCGACGGCAAGGCGCTGTCCTGGTACGGTCCGCGCACCGCAGCGGCGCTGCGCTACCTGCGGTCGGTGGTTGCGGGGGATGCACGCGTTTAA